Proteins found in one Fibrobacter sp. UWH6 genomic segment:
- a CDS encoding LlaJI family restriction endonuclease — MPKIPKSAYFREMHPYSLEEFKDILGLDIDSGKKVIFALKRSGVAKAVNRKNFDLDRLTEESEVIAEEISENSDIAYVMNYVGVVYTENCVLKCYPKYIDNFPDDPKDESGLVKELRSVLKAIQKHNDKVQSIHLYNGEERSTFNMLGLVLHILHDYYENGIYTNYQEVIETNGEGEIDWDRTINETFAYLKNNRPYYLELKTIANQTDDFDYFKRLHECIVTECSKYLEDLGLTELFDDVPFVQLTEAALNDFGDTDYIKYRLEREIASQFVTRKQMLLKTLYTYVAEKKTDEQEDSFSLWGTNSLNLVWEYACGEVFKNEYESFKKYIDCLEWKFEDNEDPISKETLIPDIVCKASDNTFCILDGKYYLPKWTKKVLSNNPGVQDVVKQFVYHKAFLEYLIKNGIQNVFNAFLFPMQSSKKTTDFIKAFGTVDMKPLMEWGLNRLPPIHLAYVNPDELWKSYVGGRNRKTELELCVAEIQKSKDYSYDAIIPSLLQVAEVRAGYSAQQLTMVGYLKPDYVEFLHRGYSKMIFYFYHTRNGFVYPVHPHLINCKTFAGYTDGEGVIVGNVVGKLQICNASALAEKLAGCGIEKSNFSAQSYYVIEIEDVRTIAGRNKSYYQDAINAYPGNDITHEYSPKVVNDIK; from the coding sequence ATGCCAAAGATACCGAAATCAGCCTATTTCAGAGAAATGCACCCCTACTCCCTGGAGGAGTTTAAGGATATTCTTGGCTTGGATATAGATTCTGGCAAGAAGGTGATATTTGCTCTTAAGCGTTCCGGTGTTGCTAAGGCTGTTAATAGAAAAAATTTTGATCTGGACCGACTTACTGAAGAAAGCGAAGTCATTGCCGAAGAAATTTCTGAAAATTCCGATATCGCCTATGTAATGAATTATGTGGGTGTGGTCTATACAGAAAATTGTGTTCTGAAATGCTACCCCAAGTATATTGATAATTTTCCCGACGATCCGAAGGATGAATCAGGGTTAGTAAAAGAATTAAGGTCTGTCCTTAAGGCAATCCAAAAGCATAATGATAAAGTGCAGTCCATCCATTTGTATAATGGCGAGGAACGTAGCACCTTCAATATGCTTGGCTTGGTTCTCCATATTCTCCATGATTATTACGAGAATGGAATTTACACCAACTATCAGGAAGTTATAGAGACTAATGGCGAAGGCGAGATTGATTGGGACAGAACCATCAATGAAACTTTTGCATACCTCAAGAATAATCGTCCGTATTATTTGGAACTGAAGACGATTGCAAACCAAACGGATGATTTCGACTATTTCAAGCGACTCCATGAATGCATTGTTACGGAATGTTCCAAGTATCTAGAAGATCTTGGCTTGACGGAATTGTTTGATGATGTTCCGTTTGTTCAGTTGACCGAAGCGGCTCTTAATGATTTTGGAGATACAGACTACATCAAGTATCGTCTAGAACGAGAAATTGCCTCGCAGTTCGTGACTCGCAAGCAAATGCTTCTCAAGACTCTCTACACTTATGTGGCCGAAAAGAAAACGGACGAACAGGAAGATTCCTTCAGCCTCTGGGGAACGAATTCCCTGAACCTCGTCTGGGAATATGCATGCGGGGAAGTGTTTAAGAACGAATACGAGTCCTTTAAAAAGTATATCGATTGCCTTGAATGGAAATTTGAAGATAATGAAGATCCTATTTCCAAGGAAACATTGATTCCCGATATTGTTTGCAAGGCTTCGGATAATACATTCTGTATTCTTGATGGAAAATACTATTTGCCTAAATGGACAAAGAAAGTTCTTTCAAATAATCCCGGTGTACAAGATGTTGTAAAACAGTTTGTTTATCACAAGGCGTTTCTTGAGTATTTGATAAAGAATGGAATTCAAAATGTGTTTAACGCATTTTTATTCCCGATGCAGTCATCAAAGAAAACAACTGACTTTATCAAGGCTTTTGGAACGGTGGATATGAAACCCCTTATGGAATGGGGCTTGAATCGTTTGCCGCCTATTCATTTGGCTTATGTGAATCCAGATGAATTGTGGAAATCTTACGTAGGTGGTAGAAATCGTAAGACTGAATTAGAACTATGTGTGGCTGAAATTCAGAAGTCAAAAGACTATAGCTATGATGCCATAATTCCTAGTTTGTTGCAGGTTGCTGAAGTTAGGGCAGGTTACTCCGCACAGCAATTAACCATGGTCGGTTACTTGAAACCTGATTATGTGGAGTTTTTGCATCGCGGCTATTCTAAAATGATATTCTATTTCTACCATACAAGAAACGGATTTGTGTATCCGGTACATCCGCATTTGATCAATTGCAAAACCTTTGCCGGCTACACGGATGGCGAAGGCGTTATTGTTGGCAACGTAGTTGGGAAACTGCAGATTTGCAATGCAAGTGCTCTTGCTGAAAAGCTTGCTGGATGCGGCATTGAAAAGAGCAATTTTTCTGCACAGTCTTATTATGTGATTGAAATTGAAGATGTAAGAACTATTGCCGGAAGAAATAAATCCTATTACCAAGATGCCATAAATGCATATCCGGGTAATGACATTACCCATGAATATTCACCGAAAGTGGTGAATGATATAAAGTAA
- a CDS encoding YhcG family protein, with the protein MYARAGYGKHVIQLASESLTEKFGKGFSVATIKSFRKFYLNFKSLQILRALPANFRNTLAPKGQPLVALFNESDNGSPMLPQLSWMHYENLMRVADEKARLWYMQEAASEQWDYRTLKRNIASQYYYRLVQTPKNKKAAVIKEMKALTADYQKEKSQFIKNPMIVEFLGLNQEAAFTESTLENAILNHLQKFLMEMGKGYALVNRQQHIHTEDDDYYIDLVFYNYMLKCFVLVDLKTRKISYEDVGQMDMYLKLYDSYKRTEGDNPTIGIILCSDTNADVAKFSTLATNKRMYAAKYLTYMPSKEVLAREIEMQKEIFEKKAKS; encoded by the coding sequence ATGTATGCCCGCGCCGGGTATGGCAAGCATGTCATTCAGTTGGCATCGGAGTCGTTGACAGAAAAATTTGGGAAGGGATTTTCGGTTGCGACAATAAAAAGCTTTCGGAAATTTTACCTTAATTTCAAAAGTCTCCAGATTCTTCGCGCCTTACCAGCGAATTTTAGGAACACACTTGCCCCAAAAGGGCAACCATTGGTTGCCCTTTTTAACGAGTCGGATAACGGATCCCCCATGCTTCCTCAGCTATCCTGGATGCACTATGAGAACTTAATGCGAGTCGCCGACGAAAAGGCCCGCCTGTGGTACATGCAGGAAGCCGCGTCGGAACAATGGGATTACCGCACCTTGAAGCGCAATATCGCTTCGCAGTATTATTATCGATTGGTGCAGACTCCTAAGAATAAGAAAGCCGCTGTAATTAAAGAAATGAAAGCCCTTACTGCGGATTACCAAAAGGAAAAATCTCAGTTTATCAAGAACCCCATGATTGTCGAGTTTCTTGGCTTGAATCAGGAGGCCGCATTTACGGAATCGACTCTTGAAAACGCCATTCTAAACCACCTGCAAAAATTTCTCATGGAAATGGGCAAGGGCTACGCTCTTGTAAATCGTCAGCAACACATCCACACCGAAGACGATGACTATTATATCGATCTCGTTTTCTACAACTATATGCTCAAGTGCTTTGTGCTTGTGGATCTTAAGACCCGTAAAATTTCGTACGAGGATGTGGGCCAAATGGATATGTACTTGAAACTGTACGACTCCTACAAACGTACCGAAGGGGACAATCCTACAATCGGCATAATCCTTTGCTCTGATACGAATGCAGACGTAGCGAAATTTTCAACGCTCGCCACGAACAAAAGAATGTACGCAGCCAAATACTTGACTTACATGCCGTCCAAAGAGGTGCTTGCCCGCGAAATAGAAATGCAAAAGGAAATCTTTGAAAAGAAGGCAAAGTCCTAG
- a CDS encoding LlaJI family restriction endonuclease yields the protein MRILIEEYQYPADSVKNILDGISTLRDVKDKVSVNYVGYYYNPSLKDCVFILPKVLIDANEMVFGHCKPEDIIHLESSGDLLSQEERDFIYELAVWIYRAIVVFNDTVENTIVRRQYVSQMSKGRLRQSNTFLDILLALQKFNRDNQQFFFFILKNIHSGFNKINWNKTISKNDAIVQNGTPIYTQVVNKKRQINFDEELLIIFFSILNYMREEYGFPVQITLGFELIKGNKFRQYMNGFGLNRLRQIKYKYFSDKALYLWELCYAFFDQSKKINVETTEQEYLLVTNFNIVFESIIDELIGDPRDKIPSGLKDQDDGKRVDHLFRYKNLTNDDREDSVYYIGDSKYYKQKTPLGAESVYKQFTYARNLIQWNLDLFNNSGDAQGLLKLRDDVTEGYNVVPNFFISAQQNDLKQVDDISSAKVEPYVNKQFENRLFDRDTLIVAHYNVNFLFIIALYGRNNPAQKDGWKNKVREMFRKEIRKVLEDKFQFYVMTAHADVVADEYLRENFQMVLGKVFTPFKDKDYYSVALDRDEKFREENEALLDLLKQNFEVKECSIGVDPSSVLEKIPRKLHVAPAARFLTQHWLENYMDANIVVGCYKNQEHLDWILGKNDKGTLLYNVRLDKNRAGAQLITQTRERKVSFVVLYDIEDVAKEPQVFRVHHTAVMDEARMRLAQYPNPQGRYFCYVFDEEVSLGKLDVAKFIEERSTKEDYIKGAPIYVKGAEMIKYRG from the coding sequence GTGCGAATCCTTATCGAAGAATATCAGTACCCAGCGGATTCTGTCAAGAACATTCTTGACGGAATTTCTACGCTGCGTGATGTTAAGGATAAGGTGAGCGTAAATTACGTCGGCTACTACTACAATCCTTCTTTAAAGGATTGCGTGTTTATTTTGCCAAAGGTCCTCATCGATGCAAATGAGATGGTCTTTGGACATTGCAAGCCTGAAGATATAATCCATTTGGAAAGTTCTGGCGATTTGCTTTCTCAAGAAGAGCGAGATTTCATTTATGAACTGGCGGTTTGGATTTATAGGGCGATTGTTGTTTTTAACGATACCGTTGAAAATACGATAGTTCGTCGTCAGTATGTTTCGCAAATGAGCAAGGGGAGGTTGCGCCAAAGCAATACATTCCTGGATATTCTGCTTGCTCTCCAAAAGTTTAATCGCGACAATCAGCAGTTCTTCTTCTTTATTTTAAAGAATATTCATTCTGGCTTCAATAAAATCAACTGGAATAAGACTATCAGTAAAAACGACGCCATTGTGCAAAATGGTACGCCCATTTACACTCAGGTGGTAAATAAAAAACGCCAGATAAATTTTGACGAAGAACTTTTGATCATCTTCTTTTCGATCCTGAATTATATGCGTGAGGAATATGGTTTCCCCGTGCAGATTACATTGGGATTTGAACTGATAAAAGGAAATAAGTTCCGCCAATACATGAACGGATTTGGTTTGAATCGTTTGCGTCAAATCAAGTACAAGTATTTTAGCGACAAGGCCCTGTACCTGTGGGAACTTTGCTATGCGTTCTTTGACCAGAGCAAAAAAATCAATGTGGAAACTACGGAACAGGAATATCTCCTGGTTACGAATTTTAACATTGTTTTTGAGTCCATTATCGATGAACTTATTGGCGACCCTCGCGACAAGATTCCAAGTGGTTTGAAGGATCAAGATGACGGAAAACGAGTTGACCATTTATTCCGTTATAAGAACTTGACCAATGATGATCGAGAAGACTCTGTTTATTACATTGGCGACTCGAAGTACTACAAGCAAAAAACGCCTCTGGGTGCGGAATCGGTTTATAAGCAGTTCACCTATGCTCGGAATTTGATTCAGTGGAATCTTGACCTATTTAATAATTCGGGGGATGCTCAGGGACTCTTGAAATTGCGCGATGATGTTACGGAAGGGTACAATGTGGTGCCGAACTTCTTTATCAGTGCGCAGCAGAATGATTTGAAACAAGTCGATGATATTAGCTCTGCTAAAGTTGAACCTTATGTTAACAAGCAGTTTGAAAATCGTCTTTTTGATCGCGATACCTTAATTGTTGCACATTACAATGTCAACTTCTTGTTCATCATCGCACTTTACGGTCGAAATAATCCTGCACAAAAAGATGGATGGAAAAATAAAGTTCGCGAAATGTTCCGAAAGGAAATCCGGAAGGTTCTGGAAGACAAATTCCAGTTCTATGTAATGACGGCTCATGCTGATGTTGTTGCAGATGAATATTTGCGCGAAAATTTCCAGATGGTTTTGGGCAAGGTATTTACACCTTTCAAGGATAAGGATTATTACTCCGTTGCCTTAGACCGTGATGAAAAATTCCGTGAAGAAAATGAAGCCTTGCTTGACTTGCTGAAGCAGAATTTTGAAGTAAAGGAATGCTCTATTGGAGTAGATCCAAGTTCTGTTTTGGAAAAGATTCCTCGCAAGTTGCATGTGGCTCCTGCTGCTCGATTCCTTACGCAGCATTGGCTTGAAAACTACATGGATGCCAACATTGTTGTCGGCTGTTATAAGAATCAGGAGCATCTTGATTGGATTCTTGGAAAAAATGACAAAGGAACATTGCTGTACAACGTCCGCTTAGACAAGAATCGTGCAGGTGCGCAGTTGATTACGCAAACCCGTGAAAGAAAAGTTTCGTTTGTAGTCTTGTATGACATTGAGGATGTGGCAAAGGAACCGCAAGTATTTAGAGTTCATCACACAGCTGTTATGGATGAAGCTAGAATGCGCTTGGCTCAATATCCGAATCCGCAAGGCCGTTATTTCTGCTACGTCTTTGACGAAGAAGTTTCCTTAGGAAAGTTGGATGTGGCCAAATTCATAGAAGAGCGAAGTACAAAAGAAGACTACATCAAAGGTGCGCCGATTTATGTGAAAGGCGCAGAAATGATAAAGTATAGAGGATAA
- a CDS encoding AAA family ATPase, which translates to MDLRKEKLDLYKKFIEKCTKSPKSVNNYADFNRINECLNLLKNSTDLSILDYDNVSDVESLISQLQTQDLFLRYDSAGNKQYSNALSTYLMFIRAKNMFMTEHMSCESERNLNATQQIIFFGAPGTGKSHEIKKQTAGQSVVRTTFHPDSDYSTFVGAYKPTTIDVPLRDVSGHVVVENGNPVIESKIVYEFVDQAFLKAYVNAWTLLAENKPQFLIVEEINRGNCAQIFGDLFQLLDRNDFGFSDYPIIADSDLKKFLSKTFKNLNIDDGLIQGEYEKSEDGKSIAERVKSGEVLLLPKNLYIWATMNTSDQSLFPIDSAFKRRWDWKYIPIDTKKENWSIKVNGSAYSWSDFLEKVNEKIGSTTSSEDKKLGFYFCKANNTVISADRFVSKVLFYIYNDVFKDYGFDDAMFKNDGKAMSFQSFYNTDGSVNETVVDILLKNLGVKKKDSAIDGDEGAFDDENTPSPTKRMKFIRLWDQELKIEDYKTNFGMYSAALDVIAQKCGIDNVIDVVKKHGLHRYNKPLLSKIDPRDAAYVYQNAGYYILKTGVNVVACNSLFKNLQSDLNFEMEIIRDE; encoded by the coding sequence ATGGATTTGAGAAAAGAGAAACTTGATTTATACAAAAAATTTATAGAAAAATGTACAAAAAGTCCCAAAAGTGTTAATAACTATGCTGATTTTAATCGAATAAATGAGTGTTTAAATTTATTGAAAAATTCAACAGATCTATCAATTCTTGATTATGATAATGTGAGTGATGTTGAATCTCTCATTTCTCAGTTGCAAACTCAGGATTTATTTCTCCGATACGACTCAGCTGGAAATAAACAATATTCGAATGCTCTTTCTACATACCTTATGTTTATAAGAGCGAAAAATATGTTTATGACTGAACATATGTCTTGTGAGTCCGAAAGAAATTTAAACGCGACACAACAAATAATCTTCTTCGGTGCCCCTGGCACTGGTAAGTCTCATGAAATAAAGAAACAGACTGCAGGCCAGAGCGTTGTTCGTACAACATTCCATCCAGATAGTGACTACTCTACTTTTGTTGGGGCTTACAAGCCGACTACAATCGACGTGCCTTTGCGTGATGTTTCTGGCCATGTTGTAGTTGAAAATGGCAATCCGGTTATTGAATCCAAGATTGTTTATGAGTTTGTGGACCAGGCTTTCTTGAAGGCTTATGTAAATGCTTGGACTTTGCTTGCCGAAAATAAGCCGCAGTTTTTGATTGTAGAAGAAATCAATCGTGGTAACTGTGCCCAGATTTTCGGAGACCTGTTCCAGCTTTTGGATCGAAATGATTTTGGTTTCTCGGATTACCCGATTATCGCTGATTCCGATCTAAAAAAATTCTTGTCAAAGACTTTTAAAAACTTGAACATTGACGATGGTTTAATTCAAGGCGAATATGAAAAATCGGAGGATGGTAAAAGTATTGCAGAACGGGTAAAGTCTGGCGAAGTTTTGCTGTTGCCAAAGAATCTTTATATCTGGGCAACCATGAATACCAGCGACCAGTCTCTGTTCCCCATTGATTCTGCATTTAAGCGCCGTTGGGATTGGAAGTATATTCCCATTGACACCAAGAAAGAGAATTGGTCCATTAAGGTCAACGGGTCAGCTTATAGCTGGAGCGATTTCCTTGAAAAGGTCAATGAAAAGATTGGCTCAACAACAAGCAGCGAAGATAAGAAACTAGGTTTCTATTTCTGCAAGGCGAACAACACCGTAATCTCTGCAGACCGTTTTGTAAGCAAGGTTCTATTCTACATCTATAACGATGTGTTCAAGGATTACGGTTTTGATGATGCCATGTTTAAGAATGATGGAAAGGCGATGTCTTTCCAGAGTTTCTACAACACGGATGGTTCTGTAAACGAAACCGTTGTTGATATTTTGCTGAAGAATTTGGGTGTCAAAAAAAAAGATAGCGCTATAGATGGTGACGAGGGCGCTTTTGACGATGAAAATACGCCGAGTCCAACAAAGCGAATGAAATTTATTAGGCTGTGGGATCAAGAATTAAAAATAGAAGACTATAAAACCAATTTTGGCATGTACTCGGCTGCACTAGATGTCATTGCTCAAAAATGCGGAATTGACAATGTAATCGATGTTGTAAAAAAACATGGATTACATCGGTATAATAAACCTTTACTGAGTAAGATTGATCCTAGAGACGCTGCGTATGTCTATCAAAATGCTGGTTATTATATTTTAAAAACTGGAGTAAATGTAGTTGCCTGCAATTCGTTGTTTAAAAACTTGCAAAGCGATTTGAATTTCGAAATGGAAATAATCAGAGACGAGTAA
- a CDS encoding response regulator: protein MGLKYNILWVDDRKEEYEELGIDNDIREYVKSIFFDPCLDFCESVDDAINKISEKKFDVIFSDYNIDEKNGEDFIKNIRSKSVNTEILFYSAQKGLDLPKSGLNRITFLKLISDTSYEQLKTSMISIIDLTVEKLNDLSNLRGLVMSEVSELDEKMENIVAKYYIEFESEEKRLSFNDHIVKNSEESLKKRLKKDGCNKDCVHSWRNESFDSIIPRMDSSQKARTIKLIIDEVNFEYSPRKNNFYEDFLEDVVNVRNDLAHCVSEEKNGKEILKTKKDPYVEFDREKITGIRKNLQKYSGIFNDITKSLK from the coding sequence ATGGGTTTGAAGTATAATATACTCTGGGTTGATGACCGTAAAGAAGAATACGAAGAACTAGGAATTGATAATGACATCAGGGAGTATGTTAAAAGCATCTTCTTTGATCCTTGCTTAGATTTTTGCGAGAGCGTTGATGATGCTATAAATAAGATTTCTGAAAAGAAATTTGATGTGATTTTTTCAGATTATAATATTGATGAAAAAAATGGTGAAGATTTTATAAAAAACATTCGAAGCAAAAGTGTAAATACAGAAATTTTATTTTATTCCGCACAAAAGGGGCTAGATCTTCCAAAATCAGGTTTGAACAGAATTACATTTTTAAAGTTGATTTCTGACACATCATATGAACAACTCAAAACAAGTATGATATCTATTATTGATTTGACTGTTGAAAAACTGAATGATTTGAGCAACCTTCGTGGCTTAGTAATGTCAGAAGTTAGCGAACTCGATGAGAAAATGGAGAATATAGTAGCGAAGTATTATATAGAATTTGAGTCTGAAGAAAAAAGATTATCTTTTAACGATCATATTGTGAAAAATTCGGAAGAATCTTTGAAAAAACGTTTGAAAAAAGATGGATGTAATAAGGATTGCGTTCATAGTTGGAGAAACGAAAGCTTTGACAGTATTATTCCCCGCATGGATTCCTCGCAAAAAGCGAGAACAATTAAGCTTATTATAGATGAAGTTAATTTTGAATATTCTCCCCGAAAAAATAACTTCTATGAGGATTTTTTAGAAGATGTTGTTAATGTTCGAAATGATTTAGCTCATTGTGTTAGTGAAGAAAAAAACGGAAAGGAAATCTTAAAGACAAAAAAAGATCCTTATGTGGAGTTTGATCGAGAAAAGATAACCGGTATTAGAAAAAATTTGCAAAAATATAGCGGTATTTTTAATGATATTACGAAAAGTCTTAAATAG
- a CDS encoding ATP-binding protein produces MDKVQFKVSSALKNLVGQDLIRNNNIAIFELVKNSYDAFASKVVIDFEPDKITISDDGKGMSIDDLKNKWLFLAYSAKKDGTEDIEEEKKKSYRDRINRHYAGAKGVGRFSCDRLGAKLDLFTKTKVQNSVEHLAVNWSDFEEDQKKEFISINVNHEVLNDDLFSSKKQKSGTILEITNLRDAWSRETILELKRSLEKLINPFSEKISFNIEIKCESEKKRDLDEQRKGSLDSKIVNGVIKNSIAQVINLKTTRIDVALNKDFVETSIVDRGTEIYRIREKNSFGKLENVRINLYFLNKAAKQAFSTQMGVQPVNYGSVFLFRNGFRILPFGNPGDDSWKLDYRAQQGYNRFLGTRDLFGRVDVVTDLIDEFKEVSSRDGGLIQSETTLQLYRFFEIVHHRLERYVVGVLWGEGFLKRQYFKNVLEVQKNREVLGKDKDQDSADYVINSSLGSKIDFVQLVKTLISDKNIQVLYYNRDLANIFSQPTLFDNANPQVISDLERIAEQTNDSSLMASVEDAKRQLAEMQKEKDAAVRRAEEAEIRAQKASSERDEAKYEANVAKSLQQKAESEKQELQGHYDRVTTENLFLSSDVNKDVKQLSALQHHITHTSSFIHALALKALDAVNAENLESVVKFVQRIIFENTKISTLSNFVSKAKFDLMSKKITKDIVAFVNEYMENVYALANDDMQICVKQTALSYEMQFAPIDFIVVLDSLLDNSRKAGAKNIAIKWIENEDLINLTFADDGKGIPEDIMSKIFEYRFSTTGGGGLGLFHIHEICKKMGVEIQVENLKKGVEFTFGFKREKK; encoded by the coding sequence ATGGATAAGGTTCAGTTTAAAGTTAGCTCTGCTCTAAAAAATCTTGTTGGTCAAGATTTAATACGAAACAACAATATCGCCATATTTGAGTTGGTCAAAAATTCTTACGATGCCTTCGCCTCGAAGGTCGTTATTGACTTTGAACCGGATAAAATTACCATTAGCGATGATGGTAAGGGAATGTCTATTGACGATTTAAAAAACAAATGGTTGTTTCTTGCTTATTCTGCAAAAAAAGATGGCACTGAAGATATTGAAGAAGAAAAAAAGAAATCGTATCGAGATAGGATAAATCGCCATTATGCTGGCGCGAAAGGAGTTGGCCGTTTTTCTTGCGATCGCTTAGGCGCAAAGTTAGATTTATTTACAAAAACGAAAGTACAAAATTCTGTTGAGCACCTTGCTGTTAATTGGTCTGATTTTGAAGAAGACCAAAAAAAGGAATTCATCAGTATTAATGTAAATCATGAAGTTTTAAACGATGACTTGTTTTCTTCAAAAAAACAAAAATCTGGCACGATTCTTGAAATAACAAATTTGAGAGACGCATGGAGCCGAGAAACTATATTAGAGTTGAAGCGATCTCTCGAAAAACTTATAAACCCTTTTTCTGAAAAAATCAGTTTTAATATTGAGATAAAATGCGAGTCAGAAAAGAAACGTGATCTCGATGAACAAAGAAAAGGATCTTTAGATTCAAAGATCGTAAATGGTGTTATAAAAAATAGTATCGCTCAAGTTATCAACTTGAAGACTACGCGAATTGATGTGGCCTTGAATAAGGATTTTGTTGAAACTTCAATTGTGGACAGAGGCACTGAAATATATCGAATTCGCGAAAAAAACAGCTTTGGAAAATTAGAGAATGTAAGAATAAACCTCTATTTTTTAAATAAGGCTGCGAAACAAGCGTTTTCTACTCAGATGGGCGTTCAGCCCGTCAATTATGGATCTGTATTTTTGTTCCGAAATGGTTTTAGAATTTTGCCATTTGGTAATCCGGGTGATGATAGTTGGAAGTTGGATTATCGTGCTCAGCAGGGGTATAACCGTTTTCTAGGAACACGTGATTTATTTGGTAGAGTTGATGTCGTAACGGATCTAATTGATGAGTTTAAGGAAGTTTCTAGTCGAGATGGAGGGCTGATTCAGTCTGAAACGACTTTGCAACTATATCGTTTTTTTGAGATTGTTCATCATCGTTTAGAACGATATGTTGTTGGCGTTCTTTGGGGAGAAGGATTCTTAAAAAGGCAATATTTTAAGAATGTTTTGGAAGTTCAAAAGAATAGAGAGGTCCTTGGCAAGGATAAGGATCAAGATTCTGCAGATTATGTGATTAATTCTAGCTTGGGCAGTAAGATTGATTTCGTTCAATTAGTTAAAACTTTGATAAGCGATAAAAATATTCAGGTCCTATATTACAATAGAGATCTTGCGAATATTTTTTCGCAGCCAACTTTATTTGATAATGCTAATCCGCAAGTGATTAGTGATTTGGAACGAATAGCTGAGCAGACAAATGATAGCTCGTTGATGGCTTCCGTAGAGGATGCAAAAAGACAGCTTGCGGAAATGCAGAAAGAAAAAGACGCTGCAGTACGTAGAGCAGAAGAAGCTGAAATCCGGGCTCAAAAAGCTTCATCGGAACGAGATGAAGCTAAATATGAAGCGAATGTTGCAAAATCACTACAGCAAAAAGCTGAATCAGAAAAGCAAGAACTTCAAGGTCACTATGATCGTGTCACAACAGAAAATCTTTTCTTATCCTCCGATGTAAATAAGGATGTGAAGCAATTGAGTGCTTTGCAGCACCATATTACTCATACATCGAGTTTTATTCATGCCCTTGCGCTGAAGGCTCTGGATGCTGTTAATGCTGAAAATCTGGAGAGCGTGGTAAAATTTGTTCAAAGAATAATATTTGAGAATACAAAAATTTCAACGCTATCGAACTTTGTTAGTAAGGCAAAGTTTGATTTAATGTCAAAAAAAATAACGAAGGATATCGTTGCATTTGTAAATGAGTATATGGAGAATGTTTATGCATTGGCAAACGATGATATGCAAATTTGCGTGAAACAGACGGCACTTTCTTATGAAATGCAGTTTGCTCCAATTGATTTTATTGTTGTGTTGGATAGTCTTTTGGATAATTCACGAAAGGCAGGAGCAAAAAATATTGCAATAAAATGGATAGAAAATGAAGACCTTATAAATTTGACATTTGCGGATGACGGAAAGGGTATCCCAGAAGACATCATGTCAAAAATTTTTGAATACCGATTTTCTACAACAGGTGGGGGTGGCTTAGGTTTGTTTCATATTCACGAAATTTGTAAAAAAATGGGCGTGGAAATTCAAGTAGAAAATTTGAAAAAAGGCGTCGAATTTACTTTTGGATTTAAGAGGGAGAAAAAGTAA